In Mastomys coucha isolate ucsf_1 unplaced genomic scaffold, UCSF_Mcou_1 pScaffold5, whole genome shotgun sequence, one genomic interval encodes:
- the Jup gene encoding junction plakoglobin yields MEVMNLIEQPIKVTEWQQTYTYDSGIHSGVNTCVPSVSSKGIMDEDDPCGRQYTLKKTTTTYTQGVPQNQGDLEYQMSTTARAKRVREAMCPGVSGEDSSLLLATQVEGQTTNLQRLAEPSQLLKSAIVHLINYQDDAELATRALPELTKLLNDEDPVVVTKAAMIVNQLSKKEASRRALMGSPQLVAAVVRTMQNTSDLDTARCTTSILHNLSHHREGLLAIFKSGGIPALVRMLSSPVESVLFYAITTLHNLLLYQEGAKMAVRLADGLQKMVPLLNKNNPKFLAITTDCLQLLAYGNQESKLIILANGGPQGLVQIMRNYSYEKLLWTTSRVLKVLSVCPSNKPAIVEAGGMQALGKHLTSNSPRLVQNCLWTLRNLSDVATKQEGLESVLKILVNQLSVDDVNVLTCATGTLSNLTCNNSKNKTLVTQNSGVEALIHAILRAGDKDDITEPAVCALRHLTSRHPEAEMAQNSVRLNYGIPAIVKLLNQPNQWPLVKATIGLIRNLALCPANHAPLQEAAVIPRLVQLLVKAHQDAQRHVAAGTQQPYTDGVRMEEIVEGCTGALHILARDPMNRMEIFRLNTIPLFVQLLYSSVENIQRVAAGVLCELAQDKEAADAIDAEGASAPLMELLHSRNEGTATYAAAVLFRISEDKNPDYRKRVSVELTNSLFKHDPAAWEAAQSMIPINEPYADDMDATYRPMYSSDVPLDPMDMHMDMDGDYPMDTYSDGLRPPYPTADHMLA; encoded by the exons ATGGAGGTGATGAACCTTATTGAACAGCCCATCAAGGTGACCGAGTGGCAGCAGACGTACACCTACGACTCAGGCATCCACTCAGGCGTCAATACCTGTGTGCCCTCTGTCAGCAGCAAGGGCATTATGGATGAGGATGATCCCTGCGGCAGACAGTACACACTCAAGAAGACTACCACCACCTATACACAAGGGGTGCCACAGAACCAAG GTGACCTGGAGTACCAGATGTCCACGACGGCCAGAGCCAAGCGGGTGCGGGAGGCCATGTGTCCAGGCGTCTCAGGAGAGGACAGTTCTCTACTACTGGCCACCCAGGTGGAGGGGCAGACGACCAACCTGCAGCGCCTGGCCGAGCCATCCCAGTTGCTCAAGTCAGCTATTGTACATCTCATCAACTACCAGGATGATGCAGAGTTGGCCACCCGGGCTCTGCCTGAGCTCACCAAGCTGCTCAACGATGAGGACCCG gtAGTGGTGACCAAGGCGGCAATGATCGTGAACCAGCTGTCCAAGAAGGAGGCATCCCGCCGTGCCCTAATGGGCTCGCCGCAGCTGGTGGCGGCTGTGGTGCGTACCATGCAGAACACCAGTGACCTGGATACTGCCCGGTGTACCACCAGCATCCTGCACAACCTCTCCCACCACCGAGAGGGCTTGCTCGCCATCTTCAAGTCTGGAGGCATCCCCGCCCTAGTCCGAATGCTCAG TTCCCCCGTAGAGTCTGTCCTGTTCTACGCCATCACCACGCTGCACAATCTCCTGCTCTACCAGGAGGGCGCCAAGATGGCGGTGCGTCTGGCAGATGGGCTACAGAAGATGGTGCCCCTACTCAACAAGAACAACCCTAAGTTCCTGGCCATCACTACTGACTGCCTGCAGCTGCTGGCCTATGGCAACCAGGAGAGCAAG CTGATCATCCTGGCCAATGGGGGACCCCAGGGGCTTGTGCAGATCATGAGGAACTACAGCTACGAGAAGCTTCTGTGGACGACCAGCCGTGTGCTCAAGGTGCTCTCCGTGTGTCCCAGCAACAAGCCTGCTATCGTGGAGGCTG gTGGGATGCAGGCTCTGGGCAAGCACTTGACAAGCAATAGCCCCCGCCTGGTGCAGAACTGCCTGTGGACTCTGCGCAATCTCTCGGATGTGGCCACCAAGCAG GAGGGCCTGGAGAGTGTGCTGAAGATCCTGGTCAACCAGCTGAGTGTAGATGATGTCAACGTCCTCACCTGTGCCACAGGCACCCTCTCCAACCTGACCTGCAACAATAGCAAAAACAAGACGCTGGTGACGCAGAACAGTGGCGTGGAGGCGCTCATCCACGCCATCCTGAGAGCCGGAGACAAGGATGACATCACAGAGCCCGCCGTCTGCGCCCTGCGCCACCTGACCAGCCGTCATCCCGAGGCTGAGATGGCCCAGAACTCTGTGCGCCTCAACTATGGAATCCCAGCCATTGTGAAACTGCTCAACCAGCCAAACCAGTGGCCACTGGTCAAG GCAACTATCGGCCTGATCCGGAACCTGGCTCTGTGCCCAGCCAACCATGCCCCTCTGCAGGAGGCCGCGGTCATTCCCCGCCTCGTCCAGCTGTTGGTCAAGGCCCACCAGGATGCCCAGCGACATGTAGCTGCAGGCACCCAGCAGCCCTATACG GATGGTGTGAGGATGGAGGAGATCGTGGAGGGCTGCACTGGAGCCCTGCACATCCTCGCCCGGGATCCCATGAACCGCATGGAGATCTTCCGGCTCAATACCATTCCCCTATTTGTCCAG CTCCTGTACTCCTCTGTGGAGAACATCCAGCGTGTGGCTGCCGGAGTGCTATGCGAGCTAGCCCAGGACAAGGAGGCTGCCGACGCCATTGACGCTGAGGGGGCCTCTGCCCCTCTCATGGAACTGCTCCACTCCCGCAATGAGGGCACTG CGACCTACGCTGCTGCTGTCCTGTTCCGCATCTCTGAGGACAAGAACCCAGATTACCGTAAGCGAGTGTCTGTGGAGCTCACCAACTCACTCTTCAAGCATGACCCCGCTGCCTGGGAGGCT gCCCAGAGTATGATCCCGATCAACGAACCCTACGCAGATG ACATGGATGCCACCTACCGCCCCATGTACTCCAGCGATGTGCCTCTGGACCCTATGGACATGCACATGGACATGGATGGAGACTACCCCATGGACACCTATAGTGATGGCCTGAGGCCTCCCTACCCCACTGCAGACCACATGCTGGCTTAG